One genomic window of endosymbiont of Galathealinum brachiosum includes the following:
- a CDS encoding 50S ribosomal protein L3 N(5)-glutamine methyltransferase → MSINGIPEELKTIKDYMRWGVSRFNEAELYYGHGMASALDEVVYLCLFALHLPHDFSENYFDTALTLDEKQAVFKLLSRRIEEKIPASYLTGEAWFAGLPFVVNENVLVPRSPIAELIEKQFEPWVEAESVENILDLCCGSGCIGIASAYAFDWAYVDMVDISPEAIEVAAENIQRHQLDERVSVIESNLFENVPQRHYDIIVSNPPYVDAEDMASLPDEYLHEPELGLAAGDDGLDLVVPMLQQARKYLTDQGILVVEVGNSQHALQEAYPHVPFYWLDFERGGSGIFLLTAEQLDEFEF, encoded by the coding sequence ATGTCTATAAACGGTATCCCTGAAGAATTAAAAACCATAAAAGACTATATGCGTTGGGGTGTCAGCCGGTTTAACGAAGCTGAGCTGTATTATGGACATGGTATGGCCAGTGCGCTGGATGAAGTGGTTTACCTTTGTTTGTTTGCCTTGCATTTGCCACATGATTTCTCTGAAAATTATTTTGATACTGCTTTAACTCTGGATGAAAAACAGGCTGTTTTTAAGCTGTTAAGTCGCCGTATAGAGGAAAAAATACCTGCATCTTATTTAACCGGTGAGGCCTGGTTTGCGGGTTTGCCCTTTGTGGTGAATGAAAATGTACTGGTGCCAAGATCGCCTATTGCAGAATTAATTGAAAAACAGTTTGAGCCCTGGGTCGAGGCTGAATCTGTAGAAAATATTCTTGATCTCTGTTGTGGTAGTGGTTGTATCGGTATTGCTTCTGCATACGCCTTTGACTGGGCTTATGTTGATATGGTGGATATTTCACCAGAGGCAATTGAAGTAGCGGCGGAAAATATACAGCGACATCAGCTGGATGAGCGCGTCAGCGTGATTGAATCTAACCTGTTTGAGAATGTGCCTCAGCGTCATTACGATATTATTGTTAGTAACCCGCCTTATGTGGATGCAGAGGACATGGCATCTTTACCTGATGAATATTTACATGAACCGGAATTAGGGCTTGCTGCGGGGGATGACGGGCTGGATCTGGTGGTACCTATGTTACAGCAGGCTAGAAAATATTTAACTGATCAGGGTATTCTGGTGGTTGAAGTGGGTAATTCACAACACGCTTTACAGGAGGCTTATCCTCACGTGCCTTTTTACTGGCTGGATTTTGAGCGGGGTGGTTCTGGTATTTTTCTATTAACAGCAGAGCAGCTGGACGAATTTGAATTTTAA
- the psd gene encoding phosphatidylserine decarboxylase, producing MKASFTDYLKSTPFYFLPHHLISAVVFKVARIKWAPVKNFTLKIYLSLHEVNMSEAVEENPYAYETLNAFFTRALKADARIIDNSEKTMVCPVDGKVSQAQAIENGRVFQAKGQDYSLLELVGGIDKLAEPFTNASFATIYLSPRDYHRIHMPLDGKLTDMVYVPGRLFSVAPHTVNTVPRLFARNERLVCKFETDHGPMIMILVGAVNVSAIDTVWAGSVTPPSKRKVIHTTYENVDINLKKGLEMGRFNLGSTVVLLMNDKVTLDDAIKHDEVVTLGQKLASYNI from the coding sequence ATGAAAGCATCATTTACCGATTATTTAAAATCCACTCCTTTTTATTTTTTACCACATCATTTAATTTCTGCCGTGGTATTTAAAGTCGCTCGTATTAAATGGGCGCCTGTAAAAAACTTTACCTTAAAAATTTACCTGTCATTACATGAAGTCAATATGTCTGAGGCGGTTGAAGAAAACCCCTACGCTTATGAAACCCTTAATGCTTTTTTTACTCGTGCATTAAAAGCAGATGCAAGAATAATAGATAATTCAGAAAAAACCATGGTCTGCCCGGTTGATGGAAAAGTAAGTCAGGCGCAGGCGATTGAAAATGGCAGAGTTTTTCAGGCTAAAGGCCAGGACTATAGTTTACTGGAACTGGTCGGTGGCATAGATAAATTGGCAGAACCTTTTACAAATGCAAGTTTTGCAACCATCTATTTATCTCCCCGGGACTATCACCGCATTCATATGCCCCTTGATGGAAAACTAACCGACATGGTTTATGTACCCGGGCGTTTATTCAGTGTTGCACCTCACACAGTTAATACTGTTCCCAGATTATTTGCACGCAATGAGCGACTGGTATGTAAATTTGAAACCGACCATGGCCCGATGATTATGATTCTGGTTGGCGCTGTAAATGTTTCTGCTATTGATACGGTGTGGGCGGGTTCAGTTACACCACCGAGTAAACGTAAAGTTATTCATACCACTTATGAGAATGTCGATATAAACCTGAAGAAAGGTTTAGAAATGGGGCGATTTAATCTAGGGTCTACGGTTGTTCTATTAATGAATGATAAAGTTACGCTTGATGATGCAATTAAACATGATGAAGTTGTGACACTTGGGCAGAAGTTGGCTTCGTATAATATTTGA
- the efp gene encoding elongation factor P: MASYSTNEFRGGLKLILDNDPCSIIENELVKPGKGQAFNRVKLRNLKTGRVLEKTFKSGESVEAADVVDVEMEFSYNDGEFWYFMDPNTFEQIAAPDSAMVDSGKWIKAQELCTVTLWNGAPLVVAAPNFVELAVSETDPGLKGDTAQGGTKPATLESGAVVKVPLFIEEGEMLKIDTRSGEYVSRVKSS, translated from the coding sequence ATGGCATCATACAGTACAAATGAATTTCGTGGCGGTCTTAAACTAATACTAGATAATGATCCGTGTTCAATTATTGAAAATGAATTAGTAAAACCCGGTAAAGGGCAGGCGTTTAATCGAGTAAAGTTACGTAACTTGAAAACAGGTCGAGTGCTTGAGAAAACCTTTAAATCAGGTGAATCAGTAGAAGCGGCAGATGTAGTCGATGTTGAAATGGAGTTTTCATATAACGATGGTGAATTCTGGTACTTTATGGATCCTAATACTTTTGAGCAAATTGCAGCGCCAGATTCTGCCATGGTTGATTCGGGTAAATGGATTAAAGCTCAGGAGTTATGCACGGTTACGTTATGGAATGGTGCTCCTTTAGTTGTAGCGGCTCCCAATTTTGTTGAGTTAGCCGTGAGTGAAACAGATCCGGGTCTGAAAGGCGATACAGCTCAGGGTGGAACAAAACCAGCAACACTTGAGTCAGGCGCAGTTGTTAAAGTACCTTTATTCATTGAAGAAGGTGAAATGCTTAAAATTGATACTCGTAGTGGTGAGTACGTTTCACGAGTTAAAAGCAGTTAA
- the epmB gene encoding EF-P beta-lysylation protein EpmB: protein MPKTITIKSENFISNLPISWQQQLSQAVSDPDQLLDILNIKPDQFPLFSEANQQFSLKVPHAYINKIQKSNARDPLLLQIMTQSQEMLPSENFHTDPVGDLNANKTPGLLHKYNGRVLLITTGACAVHCRYCFRRHFPYQQQQAGREQWSQAINYIQHDKSIKEVILSGGDPLVLSDKKLDDLVTQLENIPHITRLRIHSRLPVVLPDRITDKLVNTLSSSRFNVCLVIHANHANEITDNEVNALDKLKQAGIHLLNQAVLLKDINHHIDDQVNLSETLFNAGVLPYYLHLLDPVQGAAHFDVKLNDALCLMTQMQNKLPGFLVPRLVREIAGETSKTPANEL from the coding sequence ATGCCAAAAACTATAACGATCAAATCTGAGAATTTCATCTCTAATTTGCCAATAAGCTGGCAGCAGCAACTATCGCAGGCCGTTTCTGACCCGGATCAACTACTAGATATTCTGAACATAAAACCTGACCAGTTCCCCCTTTTCAGCGAAGCAAATCAACAATTTAGCCTTAAAGTGCCACATGCTTATATAAATAAAATACAGAAAAGCAATGCTCGGGATCCCCTGTTATTACAGATTATGACTCAATCTCAGGAGATGCTGCCCTCGGAGAATTTTCACACCGACCCTGTTGGTGATTTAAACGCAAACAAAACACCGGGGTTGTTACATAAATATAATGGCAGGGTATTACTTATCACGACGGGTGCCTGTGCCGTACACTGTCGTTATTGTTTTCGCCGTCACTTCCCCTACCAGCAACAACAAGCAGGGCGGGAACAATGGTCACAGGCAATTAACTATATTCAACATGATAAAAGTATAAAAGAAGTCATCTTAAGTGGAGGAGACCCACTTGTTCTATCTGATAAAAAACTGGATGATTTAGTCACACAGCTCGAAAATATCCCCCATATAACACGTTTACGCATACACAGCCGATTGCCTGTGGTTTTACCTGATCGCATTACCGACAAACTGGTAAACACACTATCATCCAGCCGATTTAATGTTTGCCTGGTTATACACGCTAATCATGCCAATGAAATTACCGACAATGAAGTTAATGCGCTTGATAAATTAAAGCAGGCCGGGATTCACCTCCTTAATCAGGCGGTATTACTGAAAGACATCAACCATCATATTGACGACCAGGTTAATCTGTCTGAAACACTGTTTAACGCAGGTGTTCTTCCTTACTATCTTCATTTACTGGATCCGGTACAGGGTGCAGCTCATTTTGATGTAAAATTAAACGACGCATTATGCCTTATGACACAGATGCAAAATAAATTACCGGGCTTTCTAGTGCCCAGGCTAGTCCGTGAAATTGCAGGAGAAACGAGCAAAACTCCAGCGAATGAGCTATAA
- a CDS encoding two-component system response regulator → MEEKKKINIFIIDDSFNNEENIVKLMRSSGYAAHTTRIEDDEDLIEALRKKTPDILLYSNGMELISLQDTVQCLEEHASEPVPVLAVNRPGHELDVIEAMRTGARDLTSYDNPSHLEMVMHREIQAHSSIAKLFKLEIAIKETEKRCEALLDSSRDAIAYIHEGMHVYSNHSYLTLFGFDESEDLEGMPILDMVGSDDRDGFKTFLRDNCKSGSCDSDKLKLSLSKSNGTEFKGEMEFSPASIEGEPCIQVIIRTQSDNKDLEKQLAMMSQTDSITGLFNRQYFLDTIEDSASKAKEGKITAAALLIHLDNFDDIKQSVGVVAADQFLNEISRQFEESVAGDDVLAHFEGNTYSIIAFNQTAETIEEYANKISKASRDFIANIKTQSLNTTCTIGVSLLDKNTPDTGEILLRAERAVEEAGKQGPNTVIVYQPKEGELTQKEIDAKVVTDLKLALKNNRFILNFQPVISLHGDTDERYEVFVRMLDTDGNIIMPNDFLPAADRTGMSIAIDRWVLLTTITTLTKCWKEGKRTLFFVKLAANSLKDTSLMSWLKEQLKKYNVPKNSLIFEVKESVAVTSLKYTAELAKSLQELNCGFALDDFGTGSNPFELLKHIPADYLKLERSFMEELSTSTENQEAVKAITEKAMELNKLTIAQCVQDATSLSVLWGMGINFIQGNFLQEPSPDLDYDFSSMAG, encoded by the coding sequence GTGGAAGAAAAGAAAAAAATAAATATTTTCATTATTGATGACTCATTTAATAATGAAGAAAACATAGTTAAGCTTATGCGTAGCTCAGGATATGCAGCACATACAACGCGTATTGAAGATGATGAAGATTTAATAGAAGCCTTAAGGAAAAAAACACCTGACATATTGCTCTACTCAAATGGCATGGAATTAATCTCATTGCAGGACACAGTTCAATGCCTTGAAGAACACGCCAGTGAACCTGTGCCTGTTTTAGCAGTAAACCGTCCCGGGCACGAATTAGATGTTATTGAAGCCATGCGCACAGGCGCCAGAGATTTAACTTCATACGACAACCCTTCTCATCTTGAAATGGTTATGCACCGGGAAATTCAGGCACACTCCAGTATTGCAAAATTATTTAAACTCGAAATTGCTATCAAGGAAACCGAGAAACGCTGCGAAGCACTACTTGATTCTTCCCGTGATGCGATTGCTTATATACATGAAGGTATGCATGTATATTCAAATCACTCTTATTTAACTTTATTTGGTTTTGACGAATCAGAAGATCTGGAAGGCATGCCTATTCTGGACATGGTTGGTTCGGACGACAGAGATGGTTTCAAAACTTTTTTACGTGACAACTGCAAATCAGGAAGTTGCGATAGTGATAAGCTAAAATTAAGCCTGAGTAAATCAAATGGAACAGAGTTCAAAGGTGAAATGGAGTTTTCTCCTGCCAGCATAGAAGGCGAACCCTGCATACAGGTTATTATCAGAACACAATCTGATAATAAAGATTTAGAAAAACAATTGGCCATGATGAGCCAGACAGATTCTATTACCGGATTATTTAATCGTCAGTACTTTTTAGATACCATTGAAGACTCAGCATCAAAAGCAAAAGAAGGTAAAATCACCGCTGCGGCTCTGCTTATTCACCTCGATAATTTTGACGATATCAAACAAAGCGTTGGTGTTGTTGCTGCTGACCAGTTCTTAAATGAAATTTCAAGACAGTTTGAAGAGTCTGTTGCAGGTGATGATGTACTGGCTCACTTTGAAGGCAATACTTACTCCATTATTGCTTTCAACCAGACGGCAGAAACCATTGAAGAATACGCAAATAAAATCAGCAAAGCATCGCGTGATTTTATTGCCAATATCAAAACCCAATCACTCAACACTACCTGCACTATTGGTGTGAGCCTGTTAGATAAAAACACACCAGATACCGGTGAAATTTTATTACGTGCAGAACGAGCAGTAGAAGAAGCTGGCAAACAGGGGCCTAACACGGTTATTGTTTATCAACCTAAAGAAGGCGAATTAACACAGAAAGAAATTGACGCCAAGGTAGTCACTGACCTGAAACTTGCTCTTAAAAACAACCGTTTTATTCTCAACTTTCAACCGGTTATTAGCTTACATGGTGATACCGATGAACGATATGAAGTATTTGTTCGCATGCTAGATACAGATGGCAACATTATTATGCCCAATGATTTTCTACCTGCTGCAGACAGAACGGGCATGTCTATTGCCATCGATCGCTGGGTATTACTCACAACAATTACCACACTAACGAAATGCTGGAAAGAAGGTAAGCGCACTTTATTCTTTGTCAAACTGGCCGCTAACTCATTAAAAGACACCAGCCTGATGTCATGGCTAAAAGAACAGTTAAAGAAATATAACGTACCTAAAAACAGCCTGATCTTTGAAGTAAAAGAAAGCGTTGCGGTTACCAGTCTGAAGTATACAGCCGAACTGGCAAAATCTTTACAGGAGTTAAACTGTGGTTTTGCACTTGACGATTTTGGTACCGGCAGCAATCCATTCGAGTTATTAAAGCATATACCTGCAGACTACCTAAAGCTGGAACGTTCTTTTATGGAAGAGCTGTCTACAAGCACAGAAAATCAGGAAGCGGTAAAAGCGATTACCGAAAAGGCTATGGAGTTAAACAAACTAACAATTGCTCAATGCGTACAGGACGCAACCAGCTTATCTGTACTCTGGGGCATGGGCATTAACTTTATTCAAGGCAACTTCCTGCAAGAGCCTTCTCCAGATCTGGATTATGACTTTAGCTCTATGGCAGGGTAA
- a CDS encoding DUF924 domain-containing protein has translation MEAEEIIQFWFSEPMNKHWFKSTPEIDALIRDKFEVLWRQAFEGALDSWEDDASGCLALILLFDQFPLNMFRGKAQGFLTEARSIELALSGIKQGYDQQIPKSQLSFFYMPLMHSELMEHQNLSVEKFEQAGFADNARFARHHRSIVEKFGRFPHRNGILGRDSTQAELDYLNSKEAFTG, from the coding sequence ATTGAAGCTGAAGAAATAATCCAGTTCTGGTTTTCAGAACCCATGAATAAACACTGGTTTAAATCAACACCAGAAATTGATGCGCTTATTCGAGATAAATTTGAAGTGCTTTGGCGTCAGGCATTTGAAGGAGCCTTAGATTCCTGGGAAGATGATGCATCAGGTTGTCTGGCGCTGATTTTATTATTTGATCAGTTTCCGTTGAATATGTTCAGAGGAAAAGCGCAAGGGTTTCTTACTGAAGCCAGATCTATTGAACTGGCTCTGTCTGGTATTAAGCAGGGTTATGATCAGCAAATTCCGAAGTCGCAACTTAGTTTCTTTTATATGCCTTTAATGCATAGCGAACTGATGGAGCATCAAAATTTGTCGGTAGAGAAATTTGAGCAGGCGGGTTTTGCAGACAATGCTCGTTTTGCCAGACATCATCGATCAATTGTTGAAAAGTTTGGTCGATTCCCCCACCGTAATGGCATTTTGGGGCGCGATTCTACGCAAGCTGAGCTGGATTACCTGAATTCAAAAGAGGCTTTTACGGGGTGA
- a CDS encoding peroxide stress protein YaaA: MLIVVSPAKTLDYDTPPKTKKFTLPDYLDDSAELIHRMREFSSLDISELMKVSTKIADLNFDRFEAWNKKFTEKNAKQAVLAFKGDVYTGLDAESFSAQDFTFAQKHFRMLSGLYGLLRPLDLMQPYRLEMGTRLSNDRGKNLYEFWGDEVTEGLNSQLKKVKSKYLINLASNEYFKVVKPKVLEGEIITPAFKELKNGEYKMIGVYAKKARGLLSRYIIQNQLSDIEDIKSFDVAGYKFNKKVSKGNNWVFTRKIPNSK; this comes from the coding sequence ATGCTTATTGTTGTCTCTCCTGCGAAAACCCTTGATTATGATACACCGCCAAAAACAAAGAAATTTACCCTGCCGGATTATCTGGATGATTCAGCTGAGTTGATTCACCGTATGCGTGAGTTTTCTTCATTAGATATTTCAGAGTTGATGAAAGTCAGCACAAAAATTGCCGATTTAAACTTTGATCGTTTTGAAGCCTGGAATAAAAAATTTACAGAGAAAAATGCCAAACAGGCTGTGCTGGCTTTTAAAGGTGATGTGTATACCGGTTTAGATGCGGAAAGCTTTAGTGCGCAGGATTTTACTTTTGCACAAAAACATTTTCGTATGTTATCTGGTTTGTATGGTTTATTACGACCTCTGGATTTAATGCAGCCATATCGTCTTGAAATGGGTACCCGACTTAGTAATGATCGGGGTAAAAATTTATATGAATTCTGGGGTGACGAGGTTACTGAGGGTTTGAATAGTCAGCTTAAGAAAGTTAAATCTAAATATCTGATTAATCTGGCATCAAATGAATATTTTAAGGTAGTAAAACCTAAAGTGCTTGAAGGTGAAATTATTACACCTGCATTTAAAGAGCTGAAAAATGGCGAGTATAAAATGATTGGTGTTTATGCCAAGAAAGCCAGAGGTTTGTTAAGCCGTTATATTATTCAAAATCAGTTATCTGATATTGAAGATATAAAGTCATTTGATGTTGCTGGGTATAAATTTAATAAAAAAGTATCAAAAGGTAATAACTGGGTATTCACACGTAAAATACCAAACTCAAAATAA
- the msrA gene encoding peptide-methionine (S)-S-oxide reductase has product MSLRSLSLISLSVVALAIMVNATQAETPVKANSQTNTMKSIVLAGGCFWCIESDYEKLDGIISVVSGYSGGHTENPTYEQVSAGNSGHIEVVEVTYDPEIIKHTKVLDYFWHHIDPTRDDGQFCDRGPQYRPAIFYKNEMEKQAILQSAAHIEKTKSFKDPLKVEFIQASTFYPAEDYHQDYYKKSPLRYKYYRYACGRDARVEELWGSK; this is encoded by the coding sequence ATGTCTTTACGCTCACTCTCCCTCATTTCCTTATCAGTAGTAGCATTGGCTATTATGGTTAACGCAACACAGGCTGAAACACCTGTTAAAGCTAATTCACAAACAAACACGATGAAGTCAATTGTATTAGCCGGTGGCTGCTTCTGGTGCATAGAATCAGACTATGAAAAACTCGACGGCATTATCAGTGTTGTCTCCGGGTACTCGGGTGGACACACAGAAAACCCTACTTATGAACAGGTTTCTGCGGGTAATAGCGGACACATTGAAGTTGTAGAAGTGACCTATGACCCTGAGATCATAAAGCATACAAAAGTGCTAGATTATTTCTGGCATCACATAGATCCTACTCGCGATGACGGACAGTTCTGCGATAGAGGCCCACAATATCGCCCGGCTATTTTCTATAAAAATGAAATGGAAAAACAGGCAATATTACAATCAGCTGCCCATATAGAAAAAACTAAATCGTTTAAAGACCCATTAAAAGTAGAGTTTATTCAGGCCAGTACTTTTTATCCCGCTGAAGATTATCATCAGGATTATTACAAAAAGAGCCCGCTGAGATATAAATATTATCGATATGCCTGTGGGCGTGATGCGAGAGTTGAGGAGCTTTGGGGTAGCAAATAA